AGGCAGCTCCAGATAATCCAGTTTTCCTGGTTAGGGTATGCGGTCATATAGCAGTTGTGAACAGCTACGCGCTTAGACTCGCGAAGTTGACAGATAACACGCCTGATCCGCCCGGAGGCGTTCTCGGAAGAGAGGATGGAAAATTGAACGGTTTATTATATGAGGAAGCAATAGATATAGTGAGGAAGCTAATAGGAAGGCTCTCTTTTGACGAGGCGGTAGATCTTATAGCTTCAGCGCTTGACGAAGCCGCAAGCTACGGATTGGTTGAGCTGCATGCTATGTCTGTGGATGCTTATGAGTATGAGCTGCTAAAGTATATGGATGAAAAAGGCTTGCTTAAGCTAAGGATCAAGGCTTATCTCGAACCCTCTCTGGCATATGGCATGCGTAAATACTATCACGGCTGTATGTTGGAGGTTTGCGGGGTAAAGCTGTTCTTAGACGGTAGTTTTGGAGCTAGAACTGCCTACCTTAGAAAACCCTACAGCGATTCACCAGATACCAGAGGAATTCTGCTTATAAAAAGTGAGGATATTATCGCTTTAATTCGCGAAGCTGATAGGAGAGGCTTAGACGTTGCAGTTCACGCAATCGGTGATGGAGCTATTGAAGAGCTACTGAAAGCTGTTGAGAAAAACGGATTAGCTAATATTAGATTAGAGCATGCATCTTTAACTCCCCCAGACATTATCGAAAAAATATTCAAGCTGAAAATACCCGTTTCCGTGCAGCCTCATTTCATTCTTAGCGACTGGTGGATAGTTGAAAGACTCGGATCTGATAGAAGCCGCTGGGTTTACGCGTTCAAAAGCCTGTTATCGAGAGGAATCACTATTGGAGCTTCCTCTGACGCCCCTGTAGAACCTTTAAACCCCTGGCTTGGCGCATACGCGGCGGCGGATAGGGGGTTACGCGAAAATCTTCAATTATGGAACTGCTCAGCGGGCGAAGCTTTAAGCATTAACGAGGCAATGCAAATCTACGTTTCGGGATGGAAGCTAGCAAGAAAAAGTAGAAAAAGCGGTATAGCAGGTCTGTCGATTAATGAGAATATGCGAGCCGATTTGATCGTAATTGAAAACAAACTACCTTCAAGCTGTAATGATTTAAAAAACGCTAAAGTTAAAATTACCTTAGTGGATGGCAGAGTAGTACATATTCAAAAGCGTAAGTAACACATTATTGACGGAGCCTAGTGCGATTCTACTTGAAAATCTAGCAGAGTTGCAAAACGAAGCGTCTACAATACAGTTGCGTGAGCACTAACTTTAATAAAACCTTCAAGCTTTTAAGCACAAAATAGGAGGCGCCAAGTTACGTGATAAGTAACCTATTCAAAAACCTACATAAAATATTGTCACGAGATAGGAAGAAACTGATAGCTTGCAATGCGCTTTTCTTCGGCATTTTCTTAGTCGCTTCGACTTACGTAGAATATTTTGCAATTCAACTACACGAATCTACGAGAACACTGCTGGTGAAAAATTTAAAAACAGATCCTATATTTTCAACAGCATATGAAGCATATTATATCAAGAAGAATCCGCTCGAGGCATTATTTCTAACTTTTATGGTAAACTATTTTATCGGAGCACTTCTCAGCATAACTCTTCCAGGCTTCTTCTTTTTAACAATACCTTTTGCCGCGTTAAGAGCAATGCTATGGGGCGTGCTATTTCCAATACCATTAATTCACAAATTCTTGCCAGCGATTCCAACTCTTATTCTCGAAGGGGAAGGTTACGCAATAGCGATGGCTCCAGGCATTAATATAAGCCTTGCCGTACTAAATCCTCGAAAATACTACAATGTTGACTCGAGAATCAAGGCTTTACTAGATGCTTTGAAAGAAATACCAGCGTACTACCTGGTTATCGCATTAGTCTTGTTCATCGCTGCGATAGTTGAAGTTGCAACAGTTTTTGCGATTAAAGGCTAAAAGCAGCAAGTTTATACTTTTATCAAATTTTGCTTCTTAATGTTTACCAAAGCTACAGCCGCTTCTCTCGGCTCTACAACTAGTGAGTGGGACGCTTTAACCTCGCCAGTAGACGTGTTGTATATGATGTATTCCCCATCCAACTTCTCACTAGTTTTTATGTAAGGGGTTACAACTACAGAGCCTAATCCATATATCGCCATGTACAAGTATTCTTCATCTGCTTTAGCTCTATACAAGGCGCGGAGTCCTAGGCTATAAGCAAGACGTATTAAATCCTTTAGAGATTCAAGCTCTACCGGGACTACTTCGACCATAATATCACAGTTTATATTTTAGAAGAGAAATATTAAAGTTATCAGCTTTTAATAGTATCCTGATGGTAAGAATCAAATACATTGGCTACCTAGCTGATTTAGTGGGGAAGCGAAAGAAAGAAATACAAGTAAAATCACCAGTTAAAATAAAAAACATTTTAAAGTTGAAAAATGTTGACATGGAAGAGCTCGTGGTACTCGTTAACGGCCGTGCAGGAAATCTTGACACTATTGTAAGCGGCGATGATGAAATATCTATATTACCCGTTATAAGCGGCGGTTAACCTTTCTCAAACCACGATAGTAGAATGTTTATTTTCTGCCTGTTCAAAGCGCTTAAAGCGAAGCTTATACTATGCCCTCCAATTTTCTTTTCAGACAGTATTTCCTGAGAAGCTTTCTGCAATGCCAGGTATAAAAGCGATTCCAGGTTTACTCTCCTAGCGTATTCAAGCACAGCAGTATCTATCAAATCTAGAAATACTGGGTAGGAAGAAAAACTTCGAGAAGCACAATACGCTAAAAAATCTACGGTATCCATGTTGAAAGCCAAAACTTTAACAAGAGGCGACGCTGGATGATTCGCCCTGTAATATGCTACTTTAACAGAAGAAAAACTAGGATATTCATCTAAAACTTGCAGTTTTCTCTTTTTACCTAGCACGACTGAAAAATATCGTGAAATAAAGCTTTCTCCATCAATCTCGTCTCCATAGCTTCCCAAGAAAATATACTCGCCAGGTTTAAGCAAAAGCCTACCTATAAAAGCATCCGTAAAGAAGCCTCTGAAAAATCTCGCCGATCTTTTATTCTCATTTTCAAGCTCTCTCGCTTTTAAAAAAATCTCCTCGCCAGTATACTTGAAGGCTATTAGGCTGCTGCTTATTCTCTTGATTAACCCGGCTACTCCAACATCGTGTTCTCTCGCTTTTACTAGGATGCTATTGGAAATTTCTTTAATATCTCTAATGTAGCGCGATTTTTGAGAGCCGAAGATAGCTTCTGTCGGTGGGAAATCGCCGTCTCTAACTATAGTATTAAAATCGATGCCTCCGCCTTCTAATTTTTTTAGTAACGTACTGATCGCTTTTACCTCTATAAGCGTAGCCGCTTTCGACACACTCTCGTCCACGTTTTTACCTTCGCTATAACCTTTAAGATCTATTATTTCCGCAGAGATTTCCGGCATCTTGTTGGAAGGGTACAAAAGATACCCATATACGATAGCGGAGATCCTAGCCACGTAAGTATCAATACACATTGGAGTAAACGTAGAATCAACAACGGCTACGTTATAATTTTTAACCGATCTCTCTTCCAGTTTCTTAACATCCCGTCTTGCAGTCTTTAACAACTTCTCAATATAACTTCTAGCTTCCTCAACAGCGTCATCAAGCGAGGCGACGAAATTTCTAGCTCTTTTGTGAATTTGCAACCATACCGTATTAGCGAAAGGATCCTCTATAGCCTCCTCTTCTCTATCTAGCATTAACCTTCACCACATTTTCAAGTTCAGGAAAAGTGTACAATAACAAGGGCTTTCTGAGAGGATTCAAAAGCCCCGAAACATAGAAATAACCTCTATCCAGCGATGCTAAATCTACGTTCTCGGTTGCCACAACTTTTGAAATTTCCGCAATGTCGCTTTCTACCGCTAACTGGCTGAAAAACACCGTATTTATGTTGTTTCGAATACCTGTCGATAAATCCGTTACCCATCTCTGACTGGCAAGCACTAATCCAACTCCAAATTTTCTACCTCTCCTAGCTATCTCTTCAAGTATCGCAGAAGTTGGAGTTCCTTGAGAGGCGTAATTCTGAGCCTCGTCAATGACTAGTAAAATTCTATCGCCTCCTTTAGCTTGAACCCGCTCCCACAAATACTTGGTCACGTCTTTTAATAAGCTCCATTTGATAGCCATGGGCTCATTAGACAAGTCCAAGACTACGCTTTTATCATCGTCTACGACTTTAAAAGCCACTTCCCTAGGCGTATACTTCCTATCGTTAAACTTGCTTAAGTTAATCCCGGATATCAAGTATCTCATAGTAACTTTTGCAATTGTAGTGTTTCTCCTAGCTAATAGTGCCATAGTGTATTTCAAAATGTCGAGATATCTTTCGTTATCCCATTCGACAGCTTTAAACTTCTCAATTTCAGGCAACACGATTTTACCCCTCGCTGGCTGGATTATGCTAGTCCGATACCTTGTTTTTTTAGATTCTTCCATCAACCCTAAAGCTTCGTAAAATTCTATGGCTTTATCTAAATCGCCCCCAGACAATAAGTAAGCGTAAACTGAAATCTCTACGTCTTCTGAGTATTCGCTTCCAACTTCGCTAGCTATCACTGAGGCTATTCCAGAAGGGCTTGGGAGAACTTCCTTATCCTCTATTACAACAAACGATTTATCGTTTCTAAAGTAAGGTGCGTAATCTTGACCTGTGTGATCGAATATAAGAGTTTTCGCTCCTTTGACGTTAAAGGCTTTAGCCAGCAGGCGCACCAAATGAGACTTCCCCGTCCCAGTAGTTCCAACTACGGCTATATGATAATTTGCGTA
This genomic window from Thermoproteales archaeon contains:
- a CDS encoding amidohydrolase: AAPDNPVFLVRVCGHIAVVNSYALRLAKLTDNTPDPPGGVLGREDGKLNGLLYEEAIDIVRKLIGRLSFDEAVDLIASALDEAASYGLVELHAMSVDAYEYELLKYMDEKGLLKLRIKAYLEPSLAYGMRKYYHGCMLEVCGVKLFLDGSFGARTAYLRKPYSDSPDTRGILLIKSEDIIALIREADRRGLDVAVHAIGDGAIEELLKAVEKNGLANIRLEHASLTPPDIIEKIFKLKIPVSVQPHFILSDWWIVERLGSDRSRWVYAFKSLLSRGITIGASSDAPVEPLNPWLGAYAAADRGLRENLQLWNCSAGEALSINEAMQIYVSGWKLARKSRKSGIAGLSINENMRADLIVIENKLPSSCNDLKNAKVKITLVDGRVVHIQKRK
- a CDS encoding stage II sporulation protein M; translation: MISNLFKNLHKILSRDRKKLIACNALFFGIFLVASTYVEYFAIQLHESTRTLLVKNLKTDPIFSTAYEAYYIKKNPLEALFLTFMVNYFIGALLSITLPGFFFLTIPFAALRAMLWGVLFPIPLIHKFLPAIPTLILEGEGYAIAMAPGINISLAVLNPRKYYNVDSRIKALLDALKEIPAYYLVIALVLFIAAIVEVATVFAIKG
- a CDS encoding MoaD/ThiS family protein, with the translated sequence MVRIKYIGYLADLVGKRKKEIQVKSPVKIKNILKLKNVDMEELVVLVNGRAGNLDTIVSGDDEISILPVISGG
- a CDS encoding ATP-binding protein; its protein translation is MKLVGTLVGRAGTRYVTFRVFEEVNVNDLVLIENAERRFLGVVRRISHVNIAKNQYSPFIVQGDEETIDALGYMNASAELLGVLDENRRVIPRITIPPLVGSKSNIYLLEEGDEVIINIGQPLYIGTHPSSNRLFQLDASYANYHIAVVGTTGTGKSHLVRLLAKAFNVKGAKTLIFDHTGQDYAPYFRNDKSFVVIEDKEVLPSPSGIASVIASEVGSEYSEDVEISVYAYLLSGGDLDKAIEFYEALGLMEESKKTRYRTSIIQPARGKIVLPEIEKFKAVEWDNERYLDILKYTMALLARRNTTIAKVTMRYLISGINLSKFNDRKYTPREVAFKVVDDDKSVVLDLSNEPMAIKWSLLKDVTKYLWERVQAKGGDRILLVIDEAQNYASQGTPTSAILEEIARRGRKFGVGLVLASQRWVTDLSTGIRNNINTVFFSQLAVESDIAEISKVVATENVDLASLDRGYFYVSGLLNPLRKPLLLYTFPELENVVKVNAR